One genomic window of Citrobacter sp. Marseille-Q6884 includes the following:
- a CDS encoding serine dehydratase subunit alpha family protein, which translates to MFETTLNPLWDSFIRAVQEEVKPALGCTEPISLALAAAVASAELNGAVERIDAWVSPNLMKNGMGVTVPGTGMVGLPVAAALGALGGNPRAGLEVLKDASAEAIASAKAMLESGKVAVMLQQPCEDILFSRAKVYSAQGWACVTIVGGHTNIVRIETHNGVVFTHQEHDQDEEQVSPLAVLSHTSLEEILAFVNAVPFESIRFILDAAKLNGALSQEGLRGNWGLHIGATLEKQCARGLLSNDLSTAILIRTSAASDARMGGATLPAMSNSGSGNQGITATVPVMVVAEHFGADDEKLARALMLSHLSAIYIHHQLPRLSALCAATTAAMGAAAGMAWVVDGRYNTIAMAISSMIGDVSGMICDGASNSCAMKVSTSASAAWKAVLMALDDTAVTGNEGIVAHNVEQSISNLCALACRSMQETDKQIIEIMASKAH; encoded by the coding sequence ATGTTTGAGACTACATTGAATCCATTATGGGATAGTTTTATCCGCGCGGTGCAGGAAGAAGTAAAACCTGCACTGGGCTGCACCGAACCTATCTCCCTGGCTCTGGCCGCTGCTGTGGCATCTGCTGAGTTGAACGGCGCGGTTGAACGCATTGATGCGTGGGTATCACCGAATCTGATGAAAAACGGCATGGGCGTGACCGTGCCGGGTACGGGAATGGTGGGGCTACCCGTAGCCGCTGCGCTGGGTGCGTTGGGGGGAAATCCCCGTGCGGGCCTGGAAGTGCTGAAAGATGCGTCTGCGGAGGCGATTGCCAGCGCTAAAGCGATGCTGGAGAGCGGCAAGGTTGCCGTGATGCTGCAGCAGCCTTGCGAGGATATTCTTTTCTCTCGTGCGAAGGTTTACAGCGCGCAAGGGTGGGCGTGCGTCACTATCGTTGGCGGTCACACCAACATTGTGCGCATCGAGACGCACAACGGTGTGGTGTTTACCCACCAAGAGCATGATCAGGATGAAGAACAGGTATCGCCATTAGCAGTGTTATCTCACACTTCGCTGGAAGAGATTCTGGCGTTTGTGAATGCGGTACCTTTTGAGTCGATTCGCTTTATTCTGGATGCGGCAAAACTGAATGGCGCCTTGTCTCAGGAAGGATTACGCGGCAACTGGGGACTACACATCGGTGCGACGCTGGAGAAGCAGTGCGCGCGGGGTTTGTTGTCCAATGACCTCTCCACTGCCATTCTAATCCGTACCAGTGCAGCATCGGATGCACGTATGGGCGGGGCGACGCTGCCGGCGATGAGCAACTCCGGCTCCGGTAATCAGGGTATCACCGCCACGGTTCCGGTCATGGTGGTGGCAGAACATTTTGGCGCGGATGATGAGAAGCTGGCGCGTGCGCTGATGTTATCTCACCTGAGTGCGATCTATATCCATCATCAGCTTCCGCGTTTATCGGCGTTGTGTGCGGCAACAACAGCGGCAATGGGTGCTGCGGCAGGTATGGCATGGGTCGTGGATGGCCGTTACAACACCATCGCGATGGCCATCAGCAGCATGATTGGCGATGTGAGTGGGATGATTTGCGATGGCGCGTCAAACAGCTGTGCAATGAAAGTCTCTACCAGCGCTTCGGCGGCGTGGAAGGCGGTGCTCATGGCGCTGGACGATACCGCAGTAACGGGTAATGAAGGGATTGTGGCGCATAACGTAGAGCAATCTATCTCTAACTTGTGTGCGCTGGCGTGTCGTTCGATGCAGGAAACCGACAAGCAGATCATTGAGATTATGGCCAGTAAAGCACATTAA
- a CDS encoding amino acid permease: MATATNNSVVLDASAPARRAGMTESEWQEAIKFDSTDTGWVIMSIGMAIGAGIVFLPVQVGLMGLWVFLLSSIIGYPAMYLFQRLFINTLAESPECKDYPSVISGYLGKNWGILLGALYFVMLVIWMFVYSTAITNDSASYLHTFGVTEGLLSDSPFYGLVLICILVAISSRGEKMLFKISTGMVLTKLLVVAALGVSMVGMWHLYNAGSLPPMALLIKNAIITLPFTLTSILFIQTLSPMVISYRSREKSIEVARHKALRAMNIAFGILFVTVFFYAVSFTLAMGHEEAVKAYEQNISALAIAAQFISGDGAGWVKIVSVILNIFAVMTAFFGVYLGFREATQGIVMNLLRRKMPAEKINETLVQRGIMVFAILLAWSAIVLNAPVLSFTSICSPIFGMVGCLIPAWLVYKVPALHKYKGASLYLIIITGLLLCVSPFLAFS; encoded by the coding sequence ATGGCAACGGCAACGAATAACAGCGTAGTACTCGACGCATCCGCTCCGGCGCGTCGGGCGGGGATGACGGAAAGCGAATGGCAAGAAGCCATTAAGTTCGACAGTACGGACACCGGCTGGGTCATCATGAGTATCGGGATGGCGATTGGCGCAGGGATTGTTTTCCTGCCCGTTCAGGTGGGCCTGATGGGGCTGTGGGTATTCCTGCTCTCCTCTATTATCGGTTATCCCGCCATGTACTTGTTTCAGCGTTTGTTTATCAACACGCTGGCTGAGTCCCCTGAGTGTAAAGATTACCCGAGCGTTATCAGCGGCTATTTGGGTAAAAACTGGGGCATCCTGTTAGGCGCACTCTACTTTGTGATGCTGGTTATCTGGATGTTCGTCTATTCCACCGCAATCACTAACGATAGCGCCTCTTATCTGCATACGTTTGGCGTGACGGAAGGTTTACTGTCAGACAGCCCGTTCTATGGCCTGGTGCTGATTTGCATCCTGGTTGCCATCTCGTCACGCGGCGAAAAAATGCTGTTTAAAATCTCCACCGGTATGGTGCTGACCAAGCTGCTGGTGGTCGCGGCACTGGGCGTATCGATGGTGGGAATGTGGCATTTGTATAACGCGGGTTCACTGCCGCCGATGGCGCTGTTGATCAAGAATGCCATCATTACCCTGCCGTTCACGCTGACCTCAATTCTGTTTATTCAGACACTGAGCCCGATGGTTATTTCATACCGTTCTCGTGAAAAATCCATTGAAGTGGCGCGTCATAAAGCCCTGCGCGCGATGAACATCGCGTTCGGTATTCTGTTTGTCACCGTCTTTTTCTATGCAGTCTCCTTCACTCTGGCGATGGGGCATGAAGAAGCGGTGAAAGCATATGAGCAAAATATTTCCGCCCTGGCGATTGCCGCGCAGTTTATCAGTGGTGATGGTGCGGGCTGGGTAAAAATCGTCAGCGTAATCCTGAATATCTTCGCCGTTATGACTGCATTCTTCGGTGTTTATCTGGGCTTTCGTGAAGCGACTCAGGGAATTGTGATGAACCTGCTGCGCCGCAAAATGCCCGCAGAGAAGATCAACGAAACCCTCGTTCAGCGCGGCATCATGGTCTTCGCCATCTTACTGGCCTGGAGCGCAATTGTGCTCAATGCGCCGGTACTGAGCTTCACCTCAATTTGTAGCCCAATCTTCGGCATGGTGGGGTGTTTAATCCCGGCCTGGCTGGTCTACAAAGTTCCTGCACTGCACAAATATAAAGGCGCATCTCTGTATCTGATCATCATCACAGGCCTGCTGTTGTGCGTTTCTCCGTTCCTGGCATTTTCTTGA
- the tdcG gene encoding L-serine ammonia-lyase, whose amino-acid sequence MISAFDIFKIGIGPSSSHTVGPMNAGKSFIDQLVSSGELRQTTRIVVDLYGSLSLTGKGHATDVAIMMGLAGNSPQNVHIDAIAGFIQDVTRTGRLPVAEGTHIVDFPPAENILFHSEMLPRHENGMRITAWNGEESLLSKTYYSVGGGFIVEEEHFGQAHDVETRVPYNFHSASELLKLCERNGLSVSGLMMQNELAMRSKEEIDAGFASIWDVMHAGIERGMNTEGVLPGPLNVPRRAVALRRLLVSSDNLSSDPMNVIDWINMFALAVSEENAAGGRVVTAPTNGACGIIPAVLAYYDKFRRPVNANSIARYLLAAGAIGALYKMNASISGAEVGCQGEIGVACSMAAAGLTELLGGSPSQVCIAAEIAMEHNLGLTCDPVAGQVQIPCIERNAINAVKAVNAARMALRRTSEPRVSLDKVIETMYETGKDMNDKYRETSRGGLAIKVVCT is encoded by the coding sequence TTTATCGACCAACTGGTCAGTTCTGGTGAATTACGTCAGACCACGCGTATTGTGGTCGATCTTTATGGATCGCTTTCCCTGACCGGCAAAGGTCATGCGACCGACGTCGCGATCATGATGGGGCTGGCAGGTAATAGCCCGCAAAACGTGCATATTGACGCTATTGCCGGTTTTATTCAGGATGTCACCCGCACTGGCCGCTTGCCGGTCGCAGAGGGGACGCATATCGTCGATTTCCCTCCTGCTGAGAACATTCTCTTCCATAGCGAAATGCTTCCACGCCATGAAAATGGAATGCGGATCACCGCGTGGAACGGCGAGGAGTCGCTGTTAAGTAAAACCTATTACTCTGTCGGCGGTGGTTTTATCGTTGAAGAGGAACATTTTGGCCAGGCGCACGATGTCGAAACACGTGTACCGTACAACTTTCATTCTGCCAGCGAGTTGCTGAAACTGTGTGAGCGAAACGGGCTTTCGGTTTCCGGCCTGATGATGCAAAACGAGCTGGCGATGCGCAGTAAAGAGGAAATTGATGCGGGTTTTGCCAGTATCTGGGACGTCATGCACGCCGGTATCGAGCGCGGCATGAACACCGAAGGCGTATTGCCTGGCCCGCTGAATGTGCCGCGCCGCGCCGTAGCGTTACGTCGGTTACTGGTTTCCAGCGATAACTTGTCCAGCGATCCGATGAATGTCATCGACTGGATCAATATGTTCGCACTGGCAGTGAGTGAGGAAAACGCGGCCGGAGGGCGAGTGGTAACCGCGCCGACGAACGGTGCCTGTGGGATTATCCCGGCAGTACTGGCCTATTACGACAAGTTCCGTCGTCCGGTTAATGCGAATTCGATTGCCCGCTATTTACTGGCAGCAGGGGCGATAGGCGCGCTGTATAAGATGAATGCCTCAATTTCTGGCGCCGAAGTGGGTTGCCAGGGTGAGATTGGTGTAGCCTGTTCAATGGCTGCCGCCGGGCTGACCGAATTACTGGGGGGTAGCCCGTCACAGGTCTGTATTGCCGCGGAAATCGCGATGGAGCATAACCTGGGATTAACCTGCGATCCGGTGGCTGGCCAGGTGCAGATTCCGTGCATTGAACGTAATGCCATCAACGCGGTAAAAGCCGTCAACGCTGCACGTATGGCGCTGCGACGGACGTCCGAGCCACGTGTCTCGCTCGATAAAGTGATCGAAACGATGTACGAAACGGGCAAAGATATGAACGATAAATACCGTGAAACCTCACGCGGCGGCCTGGCGATCAAAGTGGTGTGTACCTGA